TCATCGACGAGCTCGAACGCCTGTTCGCGGGCGCGGGCTGGAACGTGATCAAGCTGCTCTGGGGCAGCGACTGGGACGGCCTGTTCGCGCGCGACCACAGCGGCGCGCTGGTGCGCGCGCTCGGCGACACCGTGGATGGTCAGATGCAGACCTTCGCGGCCAAGGACGGCCGCTACAACCGCGAGAACTTCTTCGGCCAGAACCCCGCGCTGGCGGCGCTGGTGCAAGGCCTCACCGACGAGCAGATCGACCGCCTCAAGCGCGGCGGCCACGACCTGGTGAAGATCCACGCGGCCTATGCCGCAGCCCTGGCGCACCGCGGCCAGCCCACGGTGATCCTCGCGCACACCAAGAAGGGCTATGGCATGGGCGCGGCGGGCCAGGGCCGCATGACCACGCACAGCCAGAAGAAGCTCGACGCCGACGAACTGCTGGCCTTCCGCGACCGCTTCCAGCTGCCGCTGAGCGACGAGCAGGCCACCGGCCTGGCCTTCCTCAAGCCGGCCGAGGACAGCGCCGAGATGCGCTACCTGCGCGAACGCCGCGCCGCGCTCGGCGGCCCGCTGCCGCGCCGCGAATCGGCCTGCGCGGTGCTGCCCGTGCCCGCGCTCGACGGCTATGCCGGCTTCGCGCTGCAGGCCGACGGCAAGGCCATGAGCACCACCATGGCCTTCGTGCGCCTGCTCGGCAACCTGCTCAAGGACCGCACGCTGGGCCCGCGCATCGTGCCCATCGTGGCCGACGAGGCGCGCACCTTCGGCATGGCCAACCTGTTCAAGCAGGTGGGCATCTACAGCAGCGTGGGCCAGCGCTACGCGCCCGAAGACATCGGCTCGGTGCTGAGCTACCGCGAGGCGCTCGACGGCCAGATCCTCGAAGAGGGCATCAGCGAAGCGGGCGCGCTCGCGAGCTGGACCGCCGCGGCCACGAGCTACAGCGTGCACGGCCTGGCCATGCTGCCCTTCTACATCTACTACTCGATGTTCGGCTTCCAGCGCGTGGGCGATGCCATCTGGGCCGCGGCCGACCAGCGCGCGCGGGGCTTTCTCATCGGCGCCACCTCGGGCCGCACCACGCTCGGTGGCGAAGGCCTGCAACACCAGGACGGCAGCAGCCACCTGGTGGCCGCAACCATTCCCAACTGCAAGGCCTACGACCCCGCGTTCGCGGGCGAGATGGCCCTCATCGTCGACGCCGGCATGCGCGAGATGCTGGTGGACCAGCGCGACGTCTTCTACTACGTGACGCTCATGAACGAGAACTACGCCCAGCCCGACCTGCCGATCGCCGCGCACACGGGCGTGCTCAAAGGCGCTTACCGCTTTGCGAGCCTCGGCCCCGAGGGAGGCGAGCCGGTCACGCTCATGGGCTCGGGCGCGATCTTCACCGAGGTGCAGCGCGCTGCCGAGGTGCTGGCCGCCGAAGGCTGGCGCGTGCACCTGTGCAGCGTCACGAGCTGGAGCGAGCTGGCGCGCGATGCGCAGGCCGCCGAAGCCGAGGGCCGCACGCCCTGGTTGCACACCCTGCTGGCCGACACCGCGGGCCCGGTGATCGCCGCGAGCGACTACGTGCGCGCCGTGCCCGAAGCCTTGCGCGCCTGGCTGCCGCCGGACCGGCGCTACCGCTGCATGGGCACCGACGGCTTCGGCCGCAGCGACACGCGGGCCGCCTTGCGCGGCTACTTCGGCGTGGACGCGGCGCACATCGCGGCCGAGGCGCGTCGCTGAGCTCAGTCCTCGTTGCTGTTGATGAGGTGCTTCTTTTCTTCGCTGGGGCGCCTCGTCGTCTTGAAGAAGCGCGATGCGAGGTCTGAGCGGTCGGTGCTGGGGCGCGCCGCGTCGAGCGGCCGGTAACCGGCTTGATGCGTGCGCACCGCGGACAGGTTGAGGTTGAGCAGGGAGTGGGGGCGCGGCAAGGGAATGTCGGTGGCGGGCGCGCCGATCAGGGCCTCCTGGCTGGGGGCGGATGGGAAGACCGCTTGGGGTGACGCCTCGCGGCTGGACGACTGCAGGCTCACCGCCTGGTCGTCGAGGGGCTCAGGGCGCGCTTCATCGATCGCCACGCGCAACCGGTGCACGCAGGCGCGCAGTGCCTCGGTATCCGCGACCCCGCCTTGCTTGTCGGGGTTGTGGGCCAGATCGCAGAGCGCGCGGCCCGCCGCCCGGAGTGCCGGGGAGCCCTCGCTGGTGAACTGGAGGCCCAGTGCGTACAGGAAGTCCGTCATCGCACTCGCTGCGGCGGTGGCCGTGGCGCGGGGCGTGATGCCCTTCTGGGTGGACACATGTGCCACCCCGTCCACGACCTTGAGGTAAAGGACCTTGCGCGTGGGCCCTGGCTGTCCCCACCGCTTCAGCGACTGCAGGTAGTCATCGAGTGGCGCGACGTTGTCGATCGCGGGTGTGCTGTGGTGGGCGACGGCGGCGTACTTGAGTTGAGAGGTTCTTTCCATGGTCGTGCGGTAAGGGGTTGATGGCGGGGCGGCGGTGTGTGACAGCACGTGTGAAGGGGATGGGTGGGGTGGGTGGTTGCGTGCCGGGCGGGGTTCCGGCACGCCGTCGCCGAGGGCGGTGCGAAGCGCGCGATGATTCGCGTCTCGCCCGGCCCCGCCACCGCATGCCCCACCAGACCATCCACATCCACCCCGAGGCCCCCGCCAAGCCCGCGCTGGGCGCGCCTTGCAACGGCTGCGGCGTGTGCTGCCTGGCCGAGCCCTGCCCCCTGGGGCGCGTGATCTCGCGCAAGCGCGTCGGCGCCTGCGACGCGCTGCGCTGGGACGGCGCTGCGGCGCAGTACCGCTGTGGCGCGATCACCGATGCCGCGGGCGTGCTGGGCCCGCGCTGGGCCTGGGCCGCGCCGCTGCTGCGGCGACTGGCCAGGCGCTGGATCGCCGCGGGAGCGGGGTGCGATGCCAGCCTCGAGGCACAAGCGCCTGCGGGACCGCGCTGAGGCGCGCAGCGGGGCGATCGGGCGGCGCCCGCCGCTCATTGCGGTTCGGGCGGCTGGTCGGCGTTGCGGTCGGCCGAGCCCGGCGGCGTGCGCGGTGTGGTCCTGGCCGTGGACGCCCTGAGCGGCTGCGGCACGGGCTGTGGCCTCAGCGGCCGCGGGCTGTGGGGCGTTTGGCCCGTGAACGCCGTCTTGCGTTCCGGCGGCGTGGCGCCGGGCTCCTCGGTGCGGGGCAGCGCAAGGCGCGGCACGACCACTGGCCACGCCGGGGGCGCGGGCACGGTGGTCGGGACGTCGGCGACCATGGTGTCGCGCGGCGACGGCCGCTCGATCTCCTCGGGGCGCGGGTGCCCCACCTCTTTGGGCGGCAGGTGGCCGATGTCTGGCGCCGTGATGTGGTCGGTGAGTGTGGGCGGGCTGACGGGATGGTCGGCGTCGTGCAACACCTTCAGCGCCTCGCACAGGCTGTCGACCGGAAACTGGTTCTTGTGGCCCTTCGCGGTCAGGCACAGCTGCCGCAGATCCTCGCAGGCCTGCTCCACGAGCGCATTGCCACCGTGCTTGCGCCGGTAGACGGCAATGAGCTGCTGCAGCTGGCCCATGCCCGCTTCGCTTTGCAGCAGCGCGTCGCCGCCCGCGAGGTCGAGGACGAGGACGCGGGGCGTCTTGACATGCCCCTTGATCTTCAGCACGGCCTGGCCGTCCGCATCGGGTCTGACGTACAGGGCTTTGGGATGCCGCTCGAAATCGATGTGCTTGCGGACCATGCGGTCGCGCTTGGCCACCACCACCTGGTACATCGGCCCCACCGTGCGTTGCTCGGGGTCGGCGGCCTCGCGGGCCATGACCTCGGCGAGCGTGAGCAGCGGCCGGGGCGATTTGTGCGATTTGTGAATCATGGGATCGGCTCGATGGTGCAAGGCATGTGGGCCGTGTCACTGGGGGGCCGGGGCGTTGCTCTCGGGGCCGCCGCCACTGCCGGGTTGTGGCCTTGGCGCAGACCGCTCGTGGGTCTTCGACCGGCGCGACAGCGCGGTGACCCGGGGTGTCGAGCGCTGCTCCCCTCCCTCGTCGCGCCTTGAAGCGCGCCGATCGGTCAGTGACGCGGGCGTGCGGGCCAGGTGCGCCACGGCCAGCGGGGGCACGCGCGGAGGCGATGCGGGCACTTCCTCGATGGTTGGCAAGGGGTTCTGGAAGTTCATCGACTGGGGGCGCGTGAACTCGGGGGGGGTGGCCTGCAGACCAACAGCCAGCTCTTCGTCGGCGGCCGTGAGCTCCAGCAGGAGCCGGAGCAGGTTGCGGTTGCATGGCAGGCCGCTGCGCTGCACGTCGTTGCGGTTGCACAGGGTGTTCAGCTCGCGGCAGGCGGCAGCGACCTTGGCATTGCCCCGGTGCTTGTGGGGGTAGGTGGTGTAGAGGCTGCGCATCTGAACCAGGGCCCAGGTGCGCGCGGTCCAGTCCTTGGTGCGCTGGTCATTGATGCGCAGCAATCCGGCCGAGGGCCCCAGGCCCATGAAGGCGACGCCTTCGTGCCAGCGCCGGAAGAGCACCGGCGCGTCCGACGATGCGGTGGTTGCAGGCGGCTGCGCTTTCAGCGCGTTGCTGACCGTTTCGGTCAAGGGGCCGGCGTCGTACTGGTCTTCTTCCGCGGCGACCGTGGCTGCGTACGAGGCGGGCTTTTGGGCGTAGCGGGATGAGGCCGGCGACAGCGTGGTCTTGTTCATGGGGCGTGCTCCGATGCGGCAGGGGGTTGACCAGGACGGCCTTGTGTCGTCTCCCCCGTTGGCACGGTTCCCCAGAGCATCGGGTCAGAGCCCGCATGAAATCGAATCTTGTTGCTATCTTGATAGAAGCAACGCCGCCCCCACCGCCAACACCCCCACCGCCGCGATCAACACCCGCGTGCGCACCCGCAGCAGCTGCACCGCCTCCACCAGGCGTGCGTTCTGCTCGGCGAGCTCGCTCAGCGTCTGCGCCATTTGCTGTTGAACGGCGGCCTGCTGGTCGATGAGCTGGCGCGCCTCGATCAGGCGGTTGCGCAGCTCGCCCAGGGTCGGGGGTTCGGCGGCCGGGTCGAGCGGCGGGCCCGCAGGCACCGGCGTGGCCGGGGCCTTGTTCTTGTCGAGCAGCTTGCGCGCGGCGTTGAGCACCTTGGGGGCGTGCTCGATCACGTCACCCCAGGGGATGATCTTGAGCGCGGCGATCCAGGGAATGGCCATGGGCGGTGTCCTCGTGTGAATGGACGTGGGACGCCGCCCCGCCGCTCAGGGTTCCCGGCGCCGCAGCAACCATACCCCGAGCGCCGCCACCCCCACCAGCAGCGCCGGAAAACCCAGCGTGGGCGACCACTGCAGCGCCGCGCCGCCCAGGGCCGGTGCGAGCACGCCGCCCAGGGTATAGCTCATCACCAGCACCGCGGTGCTGTTGACCAGGGTGATGCCCTGCTCGCGCGAGCCGATGTCGATCATGGCGAGCGTGTAGAGGCAGCCGCCCGCGCCGCCCCACACGAAGGCCACGGGCGCGGCGAGCCAAGGCGTGCCGGCCACGAAAGGAATGAGCAGCGTGCCGCCGAGCGTGATGGCCGCGCACACGCGCATGAGCGTGAGGCGCGTGCTGCGCGCGTCGCCCCAGCGGGCCTTGGGGTGGTGCGCCATGCGGTCGGCCAGCACGCCCGCGGGCAGCATCATGAGCGCGCTGCCCAGGCCGCTGGCCGACACCAGCAGCGCGGCCGCCACCGCGCCCAGGCCCAGGGCCAGGCCGTAGAGCGGCAGGATGGACGTGAGCCCGCTCTCGAAGAAGCCGCCCACGAAGCCCACGGTCATGATCAGCGGGTGCGCGGCGAGCGCGTGCCACACGCCACGCAGGCCCACGCGGGCCTCGTGCGCGTCGGCCGCGGGCGGCACGCGGGGCGTGAGCAGGCTCCAGCCCAGGCCCACCGCCATGAAGCCGAACGCGGCCCACACCGCGGCCTCGCTCTGCGGGCCGACCCAGGCCAGCACCAGCGGCCCGAGCACGAAGGTGATGCCCACCAGGGTTTCGAACAGGCCCACGTAGCGGCCGCGCTGCGCGGGTGGCGCGAACTCGGCCACCAGGGCCTCGGCCAGCACCCAGCGCAGGCCCGAGGCCATGCCCGCGGCGATCTTGAGCGCGAACCACAGCGGCAGGGCGTCCGACAGCGCGAAGCCGATGGTGGCCACGGTGGGGATCAGCGCCGACAGCCACAGCGTGGGCCGGCGGCCCAGGCGCTGCGTGACGGCCGAGGCAAAGGGCACCATGAGCAGGATGCCGAGCCAGCCGCTGGCCGCGAACACGCCCGCGAGCGCGGTGGACACGCCGCCGTCCTTGAGACGCAGCAGCAGCAGGGGCGTGAGCATGAAGTAGCCCACGAGCTCGAAGAAGGTGGCGCCGAAGACGGCGGTGAGGCCCAGGCGCGCGTGCGCGGGCGGCGCGGCGGGCAGGCCCCGCGCCGGCAGCGGGTGCTCGCTCATGGCGCGGCCTGCGCGGCGAGCACGGCGTCCACCACGTCGGCGAAGCCCGCGCCGCGTTCGCGCGGTGCCACGTGGCGCGGGTGGTGGCTGAGTTGCGGCCAGAAGCGCGCCACGTTGGCCACGCCCACGCTGTGCGGGAAGCGCGCGAACATGACGGCGTCGTTGGTGGAGTCGCCCACGTACACCCAGTGCGCGATCTCGTCGTCGAGCGATCGGCCCAGGCGCTCGCGCACGATCCAGCGCGCGCCGCTGAGCTTGTCGTGCGCGCCGATCCAGGCGTTGATGTGGATGGAGCTCACGGTGGCCGTGAGCCCCAGGCCACGCAGGATGGCGACCACGCGCGCGATGTCGGCCTCGCCCAGGTGGGCGTGCTCGCTGTGGTCGATCGCGATGTCGGTCTCGCGGCCCGCGCTGTCGGTGGCCAGGCGCGCGTGCGGCAGCTCGGCGAGCACACGCGCGGCCGCGGCCTGCAGCCGCTCGGCGTTCTGCCGGCGGGTGGCCGCGTCCTGCGCATAGGTCTTGTGCAGCCGGCCCTTGTCGTTCCACAGCGCCACGGCGCCGTTCTCGGCCACGATGGCGTCGATCGGCCAGGCCAGGGCGAAGGGCTCGCTCCAGCCCGCGGGGCGGCCCGTGACCGCGAACACCGGCAGCCCGGCGGCGCGCAGGCGCTGCAGCGCGGCCTCGGCCTCTGGCGCGAGCGCGCCGTCGGCCGTGAGCGTGTCGTCGATGTCGGTGAGCACGCCGTGGATGCGCGCGCGCTCGGCCAGGGGCCAGTGGGCCAGGGGGGTGGGCTGCATGGGGGCGGCAGTGTCGCACAGCGCGCCATACCCCCTCGCGCCCGTCGCCTGTGTGCGATCTGTTGCACCCGTGCGGCGGCGGCTTGGATAGAATTCCGCCCCATCCGAGGAGCGTTGCAGCGCCCCACCCGCACCGAGCGGGCCGCGGGCGTGAGGCTCGGACCCCTGTTTGCAACGACGCTCATCCACTGCACGTGTGATGGGCTTTTTCATCCGCCCCCGCCGTGCCGTGCTTCCACCTCACAGGAGCGCCACATGAATGCACGAGTGAACCCCGTCAGCGCCGATAGCGCCATTGCCGACATCAACCTGGCCGATTGGGGCCGCAAAGAGATCCGCATCGCCGAAACCGAGATGCCCGGCCTCATGGCCATCCGCGAGGAATACGCGGAGAAGCAGCCCCTCAAGGGCGCGCGCATCACCGGTTCGCTGCACATGACCATCCAGACCGCGGTGCTCATCGAGACGCTGCAGGCGCTGGGCGCCGACGTGCGCTGGGCCTCGTGCAACATCTTCTCCACCCAGGACCACGCCGCCGCCGCCATCGCGGCCAACGGCACGCCGGTGTTCGCCATCAAGGGCGAGACCCTGGTCGACTACTGGGACTACACCCACCGCATCTTCGATTTCGGCCCCAAGGGCACGCCGGGCGAAGGCCCCAACATGATCCTCGACGACGGCGGTGACGCCACGCTGCTCATGCACCTGGGCAAGCGCGCCGAGAAGGATCCCTCGGTGCTGGCCAACCCCGGCAGCGAAGAAGAGCGCATCCTGTTCGCGGCTATCAAGGCCAAGCTCGCGCAAGACAGCACCTGGTACAGCCGCAAGAGCGCCGAGATCATCGGCGTGACCGAAGAGACCACCACGGGCGTGCACCGCCTGAAGGAAATGTCGGCCAAGGGCACGCTGATGTTCCGCGCCATCAACGTCAACGACTCGGTCACCAAGAGCAAGTTCGACAACCTCTACGGCTGCCGCGAGTCGCTGGTCGACGGCATCAAGCGCGCCACCGACGTGATGATCGCCGGCAAGGTCGCCGTGGTCTGCGGCTACGGCGACGTGGGCAAGGGCTCGGCCCAGGCGCTGCGCGCGCTGTCGGCCCAGGTTTGGGTGACCGAGATCGACCCCATCAACGCCCTGCAGGCCGCGATGGAAGGCTACAAGGTCGTGACCATGGAGTACGCCGCCGACAAGGCCGACATCTTCGTGACCACCACCGGCAACCGCGACGTCATCACCTACGCGCACATGGCCGCCATGAAAGACCAGGCCATCGTCTGCAACATCGGTCACTTCGACAACGAGATCCAGGTGGCGCAGCTCGAAGAGAAGTGCCAGTGGGAAGAGATCAAGCCGCAGGTCGACCACGTGATCTTCCCCGACGGCAAGAAGATCATCCTGCTCGCCAAGGGCCGCCTGGTGAACCTGGGCTGCGGCACCGGCCACCCGAGCTTCGTGATGTCCTCGAGCTTCGCGAACCAGACCATCGCGCAGATCGAGCTGTTCGCCCACAAGGAGGCCTACGACATCGGCAAGGTCTACGTGCTGCCCAAGCACCTCGACGAGAAGGTGGCCCGCCTGCACCTGAAGAAGGTCGGCGCCATGCTCACCGAGCTGACCGACGATCAGGCCGCCTACATCGGCGTGCCCAAGCAAGGCCCCTACAAGCCCGACACGTACCGCTATTGATCGCGGCCGTGCGTGCCGACCAGTTGCTGGTCGAGCGCGGACTCGCGGCGTCGCGCTCGCAGGCCCAGCGGCTGATCGCCGCGGGCGTGCGCTGGCGGCTCGGGGCGGGGCAGGCCTGGAGGCCCGTCGCCAAGAACGGCGAGGTGCTGTCTCCGCTGGCCGAGCTGGAACTGTCCGACGCCGCCGAGGCGCGCTACGTGTCGCGCGGCGGCTTGAAGCTCGAAGGCGCGCTTGCGCACACGGGCTTTGCGGTACAGGGCCTGCGCGCGCTCGACGTGGGCCAGAGCACCGGCGGCTTCACCGACTGCCTGCTGCAGCGCGGTGCCGCGCAGGTGGTGGGCGTGGACGTGGGCAGCGGCCAGCTGCATGCGCGCCTGCGCAGCGACCCGCGCGTGATCGCGCTCGAACACACGAACGCGCGCGAGCTCGACGCCGACGCACTGCGCGCGGCCGGCGCCGAGCCGCCGTTCGACCTGATCGTGGGCGACCTGTCGTTCATTTCGCAGACGCTGGTGTGGCCGGCGCTGCTGCCGCTGCTGAAAGCGGGCGGCCACGGACTGGTGCTGGTCAAGCCGCAGTTCGAGCTGCAGCCTGGCGACATCGGCAAGGGCGGGCTCGTGAAAGACGCGGCCAGCCACGCCCGCGTGCGCACGCGCATCACCGACGCGCTGCAAGGCCTGGGCCTGCAGCTGCTCGACTATTTCGACAGCGCCATCGCCGGTGGCGATGGCAACCGCGAGTTCTTCGTCTTCATTCGGAAACCGGCATGAACCTGCCCATCAGTTTCGAGTTCTTCCCGCCCAAGACGCCCGAAGGCGCCGAGAAGCTGCGCGCCGTGCGCCAGCAGCTCTATGTGCGCCAGCCGCTGTTCTGCTCCGTCACCTATGGCGCGGGCGGTTCGACGCAAGAGGGCACCTTCGGCACCGTGCGCGAGATCCTCGCCGAGGGCGTGGACGCGGCCTCGCACTTCTCGTGCATCGGCGCCACGCGCGCCTCGGTGCGCGCGCAGCTCGCGCAGCTCAAGGCCATGGGCGTGAAGCGCCTGGTGGCGCTGCGCGGCGACCTGCCCAGCGGCTACGGCCTGGGCGGTGAGTTCCAGTACGCGAGCGATCTCGTGGCCTTCATCCGCGCCGAGACCGGCGAGGACTTCCACATCGAGGTCGCGGCTTACCCCGAGGTGCACCCGCAGGCCAAGTCGCCCGAGGCCGACCTCAAGGCCTACGTGACCAAGGTGAAGGCCGGTGCGCACTCGGCGATCACGCAGTACTTCTACAACAGCGACGCGTATTTCCGCTTCGTCGACGACGCGCACCGCCTGGGCGCCGAGGTGCCGGTGGTGCCGGGCATCATGCCCATCACGAGTTCGGCGCAGCTGCTGCGCTTCTCCGACGCCTGCGGCGCCGAGATCCCGCGCTGGATCCGGCTGCGCCTGCAGGCCTACGGCGACGACACCGCGTCCATCAAGGCCTTCGGCCTCGACGTCGTGACCGACCTCTGCGACCAGCTGCGCAACGCGGGCGTGCCGGGGCTGCACTTCTACACCATGAACCAGAGCGTGGCCACGCTCGAGATCCTGCGCCGCCTCGACGGCCACTGACGCCATGGCCTTGCAACGCCTGCTCTCGCTCGTGCTGGTCGCTGCGCTGGCCGGGTGCGCGACCGGCCCCGCGCCGCGCGACGCGGGCGGTGCACCGGCCGTGGCGGTCGACGAGGCCGAGGTGATCGAGCGCGGCATGGCCTCGTGGTACGGCGACCGCCACCACGGCCGCCGCACCGCGAACGGCGAGGCCTTCGACATGAATGCGCTCACCGCGGCGCACCGCACGCTGCCCTTCGGCACGCGCGTGCGCGTGCTCAACCCGGGCAATGGCGCGTCGGTGGTGGTGCGCATCAACGACCGCGGCCCTTATGCGCAGGGCCGCATCATCGACTTGAGCCGCGCCGCGGCCGAGCGTCTGGGCCTGCTGCGCGAGGGCGTGGGCGCGGTCGTGCTGTTGGCCGTGGACGACGCGCGGCCTTGACCTGCGTCAAACGCCTGCTGCGCTGCAGCAGGCCGCGTCCGCGGCCTTGATCTGACGCAAATCCGCGCCAGCGGGGGACTTCTGTAATGCGTGTGGGGACTGTTCCCCGGCATCGCAAACAGACGACCATGAAACTGCATCACATCGCCGCGGCCGTGGCGGTCACGGCTGGCCTCTTCGCCTCCAGCGCCGCCCTGGCGCAGGACTTCAAGGAAGGCACCGTGCTCGTGCGCGCACGCGCCGTGCACCTGGACAGCGCCAACAAGGACAGCACCGGCCTGGGCCTGTCGATCGACAACAAGTGGCTGCCCGAGGTGGACTTCAGCTACTTCTTCTCGCCCAACATCGCGGCCGAACTGATCCTGACCGTGCCGCAGAAGCAGCACGTGTATTCGAACGGCGCCGAGATCGGCACGCTCAAGCACCTGCCGCCCACGCTCACGCTGCAGTACCACTTCCACACCGACAGCGGCATCAAGCCCTACGTGGGCGCGGGCCTGAACTACACGCGCTTCAGCTCGGTGAACCTGCTGGGCGGCGTGGCCGACATCGACCGCAACAGCTGGGGCCCGGCGCTGCAGGTGGGCGTGGACATCCCGCTGGCGAAGAACCTCTACCTCA
This is a stretch of genomic DNA from Hydrogenophaga crocea. It encodes these proteins:
- the mdeB gene encoding alpha-ketoglutarate dehydrogenase, with translation MSPSEHLSPDPDPQETAEWQDAFRALLQAHGPTRARQLLDALVATAGAGRVGWRPSLNTPYVNTIAAEQQPVFPGDLAIEERLASLMRWNALAMVVRANQAYGELGGHIASYASAADLFETGFNHFFHGRTNAHGGDLVFFQPHSAPGVYARAFLEGRLSERDLLHYRQEIVAPAQGARGLSSYPHPWLMPNFWQFPTGSMGIGPISSIYHARFMRYLTHRGLLDCGGRTVWGVFGDGEMDEPESMSALTLAAREKLDNLVWVVNCNLQRLDGPVRGNHRIIDELERLFAGAGWNVIKLLWGSDWDGLFARDHSGALVRALGDTVDGQMQTFAAKDGRYNRENFFGQNPALAALVQGLTDEQIDRLKRGGHDLVKIHAAYAAALAHRGQPTVILAHTKKGYGMGAAGQGRMTTHSQKKLDADELLAFRDRFQLPLSDEQATGLAFLKPAEDSAEMRYLRERRAALGGPLPRRESACAVLPVPALDGYAGFALQADGKAMSTTMAFVRLLGNLLKDRTLGPRIVPIVADEARTFGMANLFKQVGIYSSVGQRYAPEDIGSVLSYREALDGQILEEGISEAGALASWTAAATSYSVHGLAMLPFYIYYSMFGFQRVGDAIWAAADQRARGFLIGATSGRTTLGGEGLQHQDGSSHLVAATIPNCKAYDPAFAGEMALIVDAGMREMLVDQRDVFYYVTLMNENYAQPDLPIAAHTGVLKGAYRFASLGPEGGEPVTLMGSGAIFTEVQRAAEVLAAEGWRVHLCSVTSWSELARDAQAAEAEGRTPWLHTLLADTAGPVIAASDYVRAVPEALRAWLPPDRRYRCMGTDGFGRSDTRAALRGYFGVDAAHIAAEARR
- a CDS encoding MFS transporter, coding for MSEHPLPARGLPAAPPAHARLGLTAVFGATFFELVGYFMLTPLLLLRLKDGGVSTALAGVFAASGWLGILLMVPFASAVTQRLGRRPTLWLSALIPTVATIGFALSDALPLWFALKIAAGMASGLRWVLAEALVAEFAPPAQRGRYVGLFETLVGITFVLGPLVLAWVGPQSEAAVWAAFGFMAVGLGWSLLTPRVPPAADAHEARVGLRGVWHALAAHPLIMTVGFVGGFFESGLTSILPLYGLALGLGAVAAALLVSASGLGSALMMLPAGVLADRMAHHPKARWGDARSTRLTLMRVCAAITLGGTLLIPFVAGTPWLAAPVAFVWGGAGGCLYTLAMIDIGSREQGITLVNSTAVLVMSYTLGGVLAPALGGAALQWSPTLGFPALLVGVAALGVWLLRRREP
- a CDS encoding HAD-IIB family hydrolase codes for the protein MQPTPLAHWPLAERARIHGVLTDIDDTLTADGALAPEAEAALQRLRAAGLPVFAVTGRPAGWSEPFALAWPIDAIVAENGAVALWNDKGRLHKTYAQDAATRRQNAERLQAAAARVLAELPHARLATDSAGRETDIAIDHSEHAHLGEADIARVVAILRGLGLTATVSSIHINAWIGAHDKLSGARWIVRERLGRSLDDEIAHWVYVGDSTNDAVMFARFPHSVGVANVARFWPQLSHHPRHVAPRERGAGFADVVDAVLAAQAAP
- the ahcY gene encoding adenosylhomocysteinase, translating into MNARVNPVSADSAIADINLADWGRKEIRIAETEMPGLMAIREEYAEKQPLKGARITGSLHMTIQTAVLIETLQALGADVRWASCNIFSTQDHAAAAIAANGTPVFAIKGETLVDYWDYTHRIFDFGPKGTPGEGPNMILDDGGDATLLMHLGKRAEKDPSVLANPGSEEERILFAAIKAKLAQDSTWYSRKSAEIIGVTEETTTGVHRLKEMSAKGTLMFRAINVNDSVTKSKFDNLYGCRESLVDGIKRATDVMIAGKVAVVCGYGDVGKGSAQALRALSAQVWVTEIDPINALQAAMEGYKVVTMEYAADKADIFVTTTGNRDVITYAHMAAMKDQAIVCNIGHFDNEIQVAQLEEKCQWEEIKPQVDHVIFPDGKKIILLAKGRLVNLGCGTGHPSFVMSSSFANQTIAQIELFAHKEAYDIGKVYVLPKHLDEKVARLHLKKVGAMLTELTDDQAAYIGVPKQGPYKPDTYRY
- a CDS encoding TlyA family RNA methyltransferase — its product is MRADQLLVERGLAASRSQAQRLIAAGVRWRLGAGQAWRPVAKNGEVLSPLAELELSDAAEARYVSRGGLKLEGALAHTGFAVQGLRALDVGQSTGGFTDCLLQRGAAQVVGVDVGSGQLHARLRSDPRVIALEHTNARELDADALRAAGAEPPFDLIVGDLSFISQTLVWPALLPLLKAGGHGLVLVKPQFELQPGDIGKGGLVKDAASHARVRTRITDALQGLGLQLLDYFDSAIAGGDGNREFFVFIRKPA
- the metF gene encoding methylenetetrahydrofolate reductase [NAD(P)H], with protein sequence MNLPISFEFFPPKTPEGAEKLRAVRQQLYVRQPLFCSVTYGAGGSTQEGTFGTVREILAEGVDAASHFSCIGATRASVRAQLAQLKAMGVKRLVALRGDLPSGYGLGGEFQYASDLVAFIRAETGEDFHIEVAAYPEVHPQAKSPEADLKAYVTKVKAGAHSAITQYFYNSDAYFRFVDDAHRLGAEVPVVPGIMPITSSAQLLRFSDACGAEIPRWIRLRLQAYGDDTASIKAFGLDVVTDLCDQLRNAGVPGLHFYTMNQSVATLEILRRLDGH
- a CDS encoding septal ring lytic transglycosylase RlpA family protein, whose translation is MALQRLLSLVLVAALAGCATGPAPRDAGGAPAVAVDEAEVIERGMASWYGDRHHGRRTANGEAFDMNALTAAHRTLPFGTRVRVLNPGNGASVVVRINDRGPYAQGRIIDLSRAAAERLGLLREGVGAVVLLAVDDARP
- a CDS encoding OmpW/AlkL family protein, with translation MKLHHIAAAVAVTAGLFASSAALAQDFKEGTVLVRARAVHLDSANKDSTGLGLSIDNKWLPEVDFSYFFSPNIAAELILTVPQKQHVYSNGAEIGTLKHLPPTLTLQYHFHTDSGIKPYVGAGLNYTRFSSVNLLGGVADIDRNSWGPALQVGVDIPLAKNLYLNVDVKKAYIKTDVSAGGAKVGSFKVDPLLVGVGLGWRF